CTGCTATATCCTGATCCGCAGGAAACTGGCAAGGAATCATATGAAAAGTCAGGCGGCAAGTTAAAATGTAATGGCAGGCTCAGGATATTTATGGTATGATAAAAGAAGCTGAAAAGACATGAAGGAGGTCAACCATGGACAAAGAAGTATTAGGATACGTAGTAGAAAAGACAAAAGAACTGATCGCTGCGGCGACCTGCAGCAGTGAGACAAGGGAAGCAGCCCAGGCCTGGCTGGATGCGGTTGGGACAGAAGGCGAAGCGGCAGAGACAAAGAAATACATAGAAGAGCTGGAAGCTGATATCATGCCGATTGACAATCTGATCGGTTT
This portion of the Clostridium sp. AN503 genome encodes:
- a CDS encoding molecular chaperone Hsp90, whose translation is MDKEVLGYVVEKTKELIAAATCSSETREAAQAWLDAVGTEGEAAETKKYIEELEADIMPIDNLIGFAESDAGSQVFGAAAPNVAAHAKEIKAAGAKFCDCPACAAVEAILEKKEQILK